The proteins below are encoded in one region of Borrelia duttonii Ly:
- a CDS encoding HPF/RaiA family ribosome-associated protein, protein MEPKIQAINYHLNDDMKDFILKKLDKIGTHIKQHAESLKITIKKENDIFDIDAHLHFNWGKIIHITEEGKELHALTERLIERLQNTANKEKSKKDTIK, encoded by the coding sequence ATGGAACCTAAAATACAAGCCATCAATTATCATTTAAATGATGATATGAAAGATTTTATTTTAAAAAAACTAGATAAAATTGGAACACACATTAAACAACATGCAGAAAGTCTTAAAATCACAATAAAAAAAGAAAATGATATTTTTGATATAGATGCTCACCTCCACTTTAACTGGGGCAAAATAATACATATTACAGAAGAAGGAAAGGAATTACATGCCTTAACAGAAAGATTAATAGAAAGATTACAAAACACAGCAAATAAAGAAAAAAGTAAAAAAGATACAATAAAATAA